One genomic segment of Helianthus annuus cultivar XRQ/B chromosome 14, HanXRQr2.0-SUNRISE, whole genome shotgun sequence includes these proteins:
- the LOC110907440 gene encoding protein ALP1-like: protein MAKSNLCKTATLSTAIRAPQRLFADYFADEPLYSEAIFRRRFRMSRRLFLRIADDLAAYDPFFTLRPDARDKMGFTTLQKCTVAIRQLAYGTAADAWDEYLKMSERTARECLYKFCKFVVRLYSQKYLRKPNYNDVQNLYQHHQARHGFPGMLGSIDCMHWPWRNCPTIWRGMYTRGDQGHPTIILEAVVSQDLWIWHAFYGIPGSNNDINILQNSGVFDDVIKGVGPDTRLTVSGVEYRREYYLADGIYPPYSTIVKTVRHPPDEKGKKFAKFQKAARKDIERCFGVLQQR, encoded by the exons ATGGCAAAGAGTAACCTTTGTAAAACCGCCACCCTATCAACTGCCATAC GTGCTCCCCAAAGATTATTCGCCGATTACTTTGCCGACGAGCCGTTGTACTCGGAGGCTATTTTTAGACGCCGTTTCAGAATGAGTCGTCGACTTTTCTTACGTATAGCCGACGATTTAGCCGCTTATGACCCGTTTTTTACCTTGCGACCCGATGCTAGAGACAAAATGGGCTTCACCACCTTACAGAAATGCACTGTGGCGATTCGTCAACTAGCTTATGGGACGGCAGCCGATGCTTGGGACGAATACTTAAAGATGTCCGAAAGAACTGCTAGAGAATGTTTATACAAGTTTTGCAAATTTGTGGTGAGGCTCTACAGCCAAAAATATTTGCGAAAACCGAATTACAATGACGTCCAAAATTTATATCAACACCACCAAGCAAGGCACGGTTTTCCAGGcatgctcgggagcattgattgcatgcatTGGCCATGGCGGAATTGTCCTACCATTTGGCGAGGAATGTATACGCGAGGCGATCAGGGACATCCAACAATAATTCTAGAAGCTGTTGTGTCTCAAGACctatggatttggcatgctttctATGGGATTCCTGGTTCGAATAACGACATCAACATTCTACAAAATTCTGGGGTTTTTGACGATGTTATAAAAGGGGTCGGTCCTGATACGAGGTTGACGGTTTCGGGAGTGGAGTACAGACGCGAATATTATCTTGCCGATGGAATATACCCACCATACTCTACAATCGTTAAAACGGTTAGGCATCCTCCAGATGAAAAAGGAAAGAAATTTGCCAAGTTTCAAAAAGCGGCtagaaaagatattgaacggtGTTTTGGGGTTCTCCAACAAAGATAG